In the Topomyia yanbarensis strain Yona2022 chromosome 3, ASM3024719v1, whole genome shotgun sequence genome, one interval contains:
- the LOC131694141 gene encoding uncharacterized protein LOC131694141, whose protein sequence is MQHNKAVSKRSPIRLLTPFIDPEGIIRVGGRLRLSDQPFLVKHPALLPNNHPISRLVAKSFHLMLIHGGGRVTLAAMREKYWPVHGRRLVQSVIRSCYRCARADPATTAQQIGQLPLHRITPSRPFAISGVDYAGPVYLKPIHKRAAAMKAYICIFVCFCTKAVHIELVSDLSTQAFLSALRRFIARRGHPSAIYSDNGKNFEGAANELEEVYRMLQDETQINQITSDTTCERITWHFSPPKAPHFGGLWEAAVKVAKRQLYRQLGNSKLSFEDLTTVLMQIEASMNSRPIVPLSEDPNDLAAITPAHFLIGSTMHSLAEPNLCGISLNRLDHYQRLQRTYQQFWHHWRTEYLQELQRDTKTCKPNTDVRPGRLVVLMDEMQIPVKWPLARIIAIHPGQDDLVRVVTLRTNRGIIKRPITKICLLPLEERDAELPHGGDQPTTHPAETQKDHTGEEL, encoded by the coding sequence ATGCAACACAACAAAGCAGTCTCAAAACGTTCGCCCATTCGTTTGTTGACTCCGTTCATAGACCCTGAGGGAATCATTCGAGTAGGGGGGAGACTGAGGCTTTCAGACCAGCCATTCCTTGTCAAACATCCTGCATTACTGCCAAATAACCATCCTATATCCCGGCTTGTTGCTAAATCCTTCCACCTAATGCTCATTCACGGTGGCGGCCGCGTAACTCTGGCTGCCATGCGAGAGAAATATTGGCCAGTGCACGGTCGACGACTTGTCCAAAGTGTCATTCGCAGCTGCTACCGATGTGCCCGAGCCGATCCCGCAACGACAGCCCAGCAGATTGGACAGCTTCCTTTACATCGAATCACGCCCAGTCGACCGTTTGCCATTTCTGGAGTCGATTACGCTGGACCCGTGTATCTGAAGCCGATACATAAACGAGCCGCTGCAATGAAAGCATATATTTGCATCTTCGTCTGCTTCTGCACCAAGGCGGTGCATATCGAGCTGGTGAGTGACTTGTCGACGCAGGCCTTCCTTTCCGCACTTCGCCGTTTCATCGCTCGCCGAGGACATCCTTCCGCAATATACTCGGACAACGGGAAAAATTTTGAAGGCGCCGCCAATGAGCTGGAAGAGGTATACCGAATGCTGCAGGACGAAACTCAGATAAACCAGATCACGTCTGACACCACTTGCGAAAGAATTACATGGCACTTTAGTCCACCGAAAGCACCACACTTCGGAGGGCTTTGGGAGGCGGCGGTAAAGGTGGCCAAGCGCCAGCTGTACCGACAACTCGGAAACTCTAAGTTGTCCTTCGAGGATCTGACCACCGTGCTGATGCAGATAGAGGCGAGCATGAACTCGCGGCCCATCGTTCCGTTGAGCGAGGATCCAAACGACTTAGCTGCAATAACTCCGGCTCATTTTTTAATCGGGAGTACTATGCACTCTTTAGCAGAACCGAATCTTTGCGGAATATCACTAAATCGACTAGACCACTACCAACGTCTTCAGCGCACATACCAGCAATTCTGGCATCACTGGAGGACAGAGTATCTGCAAGAGTTACAACGGGACACCAAAACTTGTAAACCTAACACCGACGTACGGCCAGGAAGATTAGTTGTTCTGATGGACGAGATGCAGATCCCGGTGAAGTGGCCGCTTGCCAGAATAATTGCCATTCATCCCGGGCAAGACGATCTAGTGCGAGTCGTAACACTGCGTACCAATCGAGGAATCATCAAGAGGCCAATCACCAAGATCTGCTTGCTTCCGCTGGAAGAAAGGGATGCCGAGCTACCTCACGGAGGCGATCAACCCACAACCCACCCTGCGGAAACCCAAAAGGATCACACTGGAGAAGAACTCTAA